A stretch of DNA from Streptomyces xanthii:
CGGCCGTGCCGCCGCGTGGTGACCAGACCGGCCTTCTTCAGGACCGACAGATGCCGGGAGATCTCCGGCGCCGTCATCCCGTACGCGTCGGCCAGCTCGCCCGTCGTGTACGAGCCCCGGGCCAGGTGCCGGCACAGCCGCATCCGGACCGGGTGCGCGAGCGCCGACATGCGCAGGGTCAGCTCCGCCACGGAAGGCGGCGCGGCAGGTCCGGGCGCCGCGCTCGGGTACAGGATCGTCGGCTGCCAGCCGTGCCGGTGCACGACGAACAGATGCGGCCAGCCCAGGCTCGTCGGCACCAGGAGCAGGCCCCCGTCCCCGGTCGAGGTCTGGCCCTCGGACAGCTTGTCGACGACCACGGCGCCGCCCGCCTCGTCCATCGCGACCGCGCCCGAGACCGAACCGAGCGCCTCCCGCAGCCCCTTGTGCCGCAGCAGCTGCGTCTTGTGCCGGGCGTCGGCCGCCAGCGGGTGCCGCACCCGCGCCCACATGTCGGCGAAGAACGCCTCGTCGCAGTCCTGCAGCAGCTCGCGGAACCAGGCGCGGATCGCCGGGGGATCGTCGAGCAGACGCTGGGTGAAGCGCACCTGGTGCGCGCCGCGCGCCGCCGCGAGGTCCAGCGCCCGCTCCCGCGCGGCCCGGTCCGAGAGGCGGTCCGCGCCGCGCGTCGCGTAGTTCGTCTGGCACGTGAACTCCAGAGCGGCGTCCACGAACTCCTCGTCCGACAGCTTGTCCAGCAGGTCGAGCTCCTCGGCGAGCGTCGCCCCGGGCAGGGTGCGCCGGCCCGGCGCCCCGGAGTACGGCACGAACACGTCCGAGTACGTCGACCGCCACAGGAAGTCCGCCTCGCACAGGCGGTCCGCCAGGCACGGGTCGAGACAGGCGGACACGCTCGTCGTCCACCCCTGCAGCCCCGGGTGGTGCGCGGGCTCCGACAGCGCGTGCAGCGCCATGCCCAGCTCGGCCAGGGGCGAGGGCACGACATGGATCCGCTCCACGGGCAGCCCCGTGACGTCGATGCTCACGCTCATGACCCCATGGTGCACGCCGCCTGTGACAGTCCGGCCGCCGATTGACGGGACCCGTCAATCGGCGTGACCGGTGTGCGGGCCGGGCGCAGGCTCGTGCTCATCGGCCCCGATGCCGGGCGAACAGGCCCGTTCCGGGGTACCGCGTGACAATCGACATGAGCGAGGTGATTTCGATGCCGCTCCACGAGCAGTACGCACTGGACGCCTATCGGGCCGCCCAGCACGGCGAGCCCGCGCCCCCGGCGCCGGGCACGCACGACTGGGCCGTGTACCGCGAGCTCCGCGACTACCGCCGCTTCCGCGCTGTCCTTGCCGGCCACCGGTCCCACGGCCGCCTCCGCGCGGCCTTGAGGTCCCGTTTCGGCGGGTGACGCGCGGGGTGTATCCATCAGCGGCTCCGCCGCGCGGGCGCGACCGGCCACGACTGCGCGTTGGCCGGCGATGATCCTCACCCCCGACGGCGGCCGGGCGCGACCAGCCACGACGGCGCGGCACCCGGCTACGACCTGAATCCCGCGGCGGCGCCGCCGAGACCCCACCCCCGCGCGGAGCGCTACGGCAGGCGTCGTACGAACTCCGCGACCGCCGCACGGACGTCCTCGGCGGTCCAGTCCAGGCCCGCCGCGGCCACCGTGACCTCCGTGAACGCCGTGCCCGGCGCCCCGGCGCCCGGGAACCAGCGCCCGAACAGGGACACCTTCGTCTCCTCGGCCTGCTCCACGGCGGCCTGCGTCAGCACCTCGGCCTCGTAGGGCAGCCACACCTGGAACTGGTGGGTGTGCGGCACCTCGGGGTTCACCCGCGACCACGCCATCCCGGCCGCGTCGAGGCCCTCCCGGATCGCCCGCGCCACCACGCGCGCGTGCCGCACGTACTCCGGCAGCCGCGGCAGCTCCCGGTCCAGGCCCGCCAGCGCCGCGATCGCCTGCGGGAACTGCTGGAAGACCTGGCCGCCGTAGCGGTGACGCCAGGCCCTGGCCTCCTCGATCAGCGTCTCCGGGCCCGCGAGGACGGCGCCGCTGATCCCGCCGAGCGTCTTGTAGAGCGACACGTACACGGTGTCCGCGAGCCCCGCGATCTCGTCCAGCGGCCGCCCGAAGTGCTCCGTGCACTCCCACAGCCGGGCGCCGTCGAAGTGCACGACCGCGTCCCGCGCGCGGGCCGCCTCGCAGACCTCCTCCAGCTCCTCCCAGGAGGGCAGCAGATAGCCGGCGTCCCGCAGCGGCAGCTCGATCATCAGCGTGCCGAACGGCTCGTCCATGGCCTCGATCTCCGGCGCCGTGAACGGGCGCGGAGCGGTCGTCGGCTGCACCGTGCGCAGCCCGGCCACCGTGGTCAGCGACTCCCGCTCGTGCTGCTCGGGGTGCGCGAGCGGGTGCAGCGCGACCGTGCGGTTGCCGGTGCGGCCCGCCCAGCAGCGCAGCGCGACCTGCTGCGCCATCGTGCCGGTCGGGAAGAACGCGGCCGCCTCCTTGCCGAGCAGCCCGGCGACCCGCTCCTCCAGCTCGGCGACGATCCCGTTCCCGTAGAGGTCGACGCCCGCGTCCGCCGCGTCGCCCATCGCCGCGGCGATCTCCGCCATCCGCTCGCCCATCGTGGACTGGAGGTGCCGGTGCGCCAGGGTGTGCTCGGCGCCCCGGAACGCGGCCAGTCTCCGCGCGGCCCGCGCCGTCTCGTCGCTCTCGTGGTTTCCGCTCATGCCGGGATCATGTCGCACCCGTTCTCGTACGGGCGCACGATTTATGTACGGCCTCACGGTCCGTGGGCGACCGAGGCCCGTCCGGGCAGATAGCGTTAACATGACGAGAAATCGTCCGGTACCCCGAGCGGACTGGAACGGAAGGCCTCACCCCGTGATCCCTGCCTCTCCCGAACCCCGATCACCCCGACCCGAACCCACCGACCCGAAGGACCGCCCCGCGCGCCTGACCGTGGGCGTCGTCGGCGCCGGCCGGGTGGGTCCCGCGCTCGCCGCCTCCCTGGAACTGGCCGGGCACCGTCCCGTGGCCGCCTCCGGGGTCTCCGACGCCTCCGTGCGCCGCGCCGCCGCCCTGCTGCCCGACGTGCCGCTCGTGGCGCCCGCCGAGGTCCTCGCGCGGGCCGAGCTCGTCCTGCTGACCGTCCCGGACGACGCCCTGCCCGGCCTCGTCCAGGGCTTCGCCGAGACCGGCGCCGTCCGCCCCGGCCAGCTGATCGTGCACACCTCGGGGCGCTACGGGGCCAAGGTCCTCGACCCCCTGCTGCGGGCCGGCGCCCTGCCGCTCGCCCTGCACCCCGCGATGACGTTCACAGGCACCGCCGTCGACGTGCAGCGCCTGGCCGGCTGCTCCTTCGGCGTCACCGCCCCCGAGGAGCTGCGGCTCGCCGCCGAGGCCCTCGTCATCGAGATGGGCGGCGAGCCCGAGTGGATCGCCGAGGAGATGCGCCCGCTCTACCACGCGGCCCTCGCCCTCGGGGCGAACCACCTGGTCACCCTGGTCGCCGAGTCGATGGACCTGCTGCGCGACGCGGGCGTGAGCGCCCCCGACCGGATGCTCGGCCCGCTGCTGGGCGCCGCCCTCGACAACGCCCTGCGCTCAGGCGACGCCGCCCTCACGGGCCCCGTCGCACGCGGCGACGCGGGCACCGTCGCCGCGCACGTCACCGAGCTGCGCAAGCACGCCCCGGGGACCGTCGCCGGCTATCTCGCGATGGCCCGCGCGACCGCCGACCGCGCCCTCGCGCACGGACTGCTGAAGCCGGAGCTCGCCGAGGACCTCCTGGGCGTCCTCGCGACCGGCGCGGAGGAGACCCGATGAGCACGACCCTGGTCCACGAAGGCGCGGACCTGCGCACCCGCACCCGTACCGGACAGCGCGTCGTCGTCATGACGATGGGCGCCCTGCACGAGGGGCACGCCACCCTCATCCGCACGGCACGCGAGCGCGCGGGCGAGGACGGCGAGGTCGTCGTCACCGTCTTCGTGAACCCGCTGCAGTTCGGCGCGGGCGAGGACCTCGACCGCTACCCGCGCACCCTGGACGCCGACCTGAAGATCGCCGAACAGGCGGGCGCGGACCTCGTGTTCGCCCCGTCCGCCGACGAGGTCTACCCGGGCGGCGAGCCCCAGGTGCGGATCACCGCGGGCCCCATGGGCGAGCGCCTCGAAGGCGCGGCACGGCCCGGCCACTTCGACGGCATGCTCACCGTCGTCGCCAAGCTGCTGCACCTCACGCGCGCGGACGTCGCCCTGTTCGGCCAGAAGGACGCCCAGCAGCTCGCCCTGATCCGCCGCATGGCGCGCGACCTGAACTTCGACGTCGAGATCGGCGCCGTGCCCACCGTCCGCGAGCCCGACGGCCTGGCCCTGTCCTCGCGCAACCGCTACCTGTCGCCCGAAGAGCGCCGCAGCGCGCTCGCCCTGTCCCGTGCCCTGTTCGCGGGCCGCGACCGGCACGCCGCGCAGGAGGCGCTGCGCGCGCGGGCCGCCGAGATCCCCACCACGCGCGCCCGCGCCCGCGCGCTCGACCGCATCGGCGAGTCCCGCGCGGCCGCCGACGCGCACGCCGTCGCCTCGCCGGGCGGCCCCGCCGCCATCCTCGCCGCGGCCCGGCACGTCCTCGACGAGGCCGCCAGGGCGCGGCCCCCGGTCAAGCTCGACTACATCGCCCTCGTCGACCCGTCCGACTTCACGGACGTCGCCGACGGCTTCGAGGGCGAGGCCGTCCTCGCGCTCGCCGCCCGCGTGGGCACCACCCGGCTGATCGACAACCTGCCTCTGACGTTCGGAGCCCGCCCATGAACGCCTTCTCAGGAACCGGCATACGGCTGCACGCGCCCGCCCCGGGCTGGTCCGTGGACGCCGATGTCGTGGTCGTCGGCTCCGGCGTGGCCGGCCTGACCGCCGCGCTGCGCTGCGAGGCGGCGGGCCTGCGCACCGTCGTCGTCACCAAGGCCCGCCTCGACGACGGCTCCACCCGCTGGGCCCAGGGCGGCGTCGCGGCCGCCCTCGGTGACGGCGACACCCCCGAGCAGCACCTCGACGACACCCTCGTCGCGGGCGTGGGCCTGTGCGACGAGCGGGCGGTGCGCACCCTGGTCACCGAGGGCCCCGGCGCCGTACGCCGCCTCATCGAGACCGGCGCCCACTTCGACGAGACCGACGGCGAGCTCCAGCTGACCCGCGAGGGCGGCCACCACCGCCGCCGCATCGCCCACGCGGGCGGCGACGCGACGGGCGCCGAGATCTCCCGCGCCCTCGTCGAAGCGGTCCGCACGCGCGGCATCCGCACGGTGGAGAACGCGCTGGTCCTGGACCTCCTCACCGACTCCGAGGGCCGGACGGCCGGCGTCACCCTGCACGTCATGGGCGAGGGCCAGCACGACGGCGTCGGCGCCGTCCTCGCCCCGGCCGTCGTCCTCGCGACCGGCGGCATGGGTCAGGTCTTCTCCGCCACGACCAACCCGCACGTGTCCACCGGCGACGGCGTCGCGCTCGCCCTGCGCGCGGGCGCCGAGGTCAGCGACCTGGAGTTCGTCCAGTTCCACCCGACCGTGCTCTTTCTCGGCAAGGGCGCCGAGGGCCAGCAGCCGCTCGTCTCCGAGGCCGTGCGCGGCGAGGGCGCGCACCTCGTCGACGCGGACGGCGTGCGCTTCATGGTGGGCCAGCACGAGCTCGCCGAGCTGGCGCCCCGCGACATCGTCGCCAAGGGCATCACGCGCCGCATGCTGGAGCAGGACACCGACCACATGTACCTGGACGCGCGGCACTTCGGCGCGGACATGTGGGAGCAGCGCTTCCCGACGATCCTGGCCGCCTGCCGCGCCCACGGCATCGACCCGGTCACCGAGCCGATCCCGATCGCCCCGGCCGCGCACTACGCCTCCGGGGGCGTGCGCACCGACCTGCACGGCCGCACCACCATCCCCGGCCTGTACGCGTGCGGCGAGGTCGCCTGCACCGGCGTCCACGGGGCGAACCGGCTGGCGTCCAACTCCCTCCTGGAGGGCCTGGTCTACGCCGAGCGGATCGCGGCCGACATCCAGGAGCGGGCCGCCGCGGAGGGCCTCCACGCGCGCGTGCCGGTGCCCGTGCCGCAGCCCGCGACGCCGGAGCACCCGCTGATGCCGCCCGAGGCCCGGTTCACCATCCAGCGCGTGATGACGCAGGGCGCCGGAGTGCTGCGCTCCGCCGACTCGCTCGCCGAGGCCGCGGCCCAGCTCGGCCGGCTGCACGCGGAGGCGGCCAGCGCCCTCGCCGAGAACGGCAAGACGTCCGAGCCCGGCGTCGACACCTGGGAGGCCACCAACCTCCTGTGCGTGGCCCGCGTCCTGGTCGCCGCCGCACGCCGCCGCGAGGAGACCCGCGGCTGCCACTGGCGCGAGGACCACGCGGACCGGGACGACCTCAACTGGCGGCGCCACATCGTCGTACGCCTCAACCCGGACCGCACTCTGGCCACACACACCACTCAGACCGCAGACTTCCCCGCAACGGCAAACCCTCAGGAGCAGTGACCGACGTGAGCGCCACCCCCGACCTCCCCCTGGCGAACGCCTGTGGCGACAGCTGCGGCTGCGCGCACGAAGGCGCCGACGACGCGATGGAGTGCGGCCTCGACCCGTCGCTCGCCCAGCTCCTCGCCGACGCGGGCCTCGACCCCGTGGAGGTCGAGGACATCGCGCACATGGCGATCGCCGAGGACCTCGACGGCGGCGTCGACGTCACCACCGTCGCCACGATCCCCGAAGAGGCCGTCGCCACAGCCGACTTCACCGCCCGCGAGGACGGCGTCGTGGCCGGCCTGCGGATCGCCGAGGCCGTCATCTCCGTGGTGGCCACCGACGAGTTCGAGGTCGAGCGGCACGCCGAGGACGGCGACCGGGTGACCGCGGGACAGAAGCTCCTGTCGGTCACCACCCGCACCCGCGACCTGCTCACCGCCGAGCGCAGCGCGCTCAACATCGCGTGCCGCCTGTCCGGCATCGCCACGGCCACGCGCGCGTGGGCGGACGCCCTGGAGGGCACCAAGGCCAAGGTCCGCGACACCCGCAAGACGACGCCGGGCCTGCGCTCCCTGGAGAAGTACGCGGTCCGCATGGGCGGCGGCGTCAACCACCGCATGTCCCTGTCGGACGCGGCCCTGGTCAAGGACAACCACGTGGTCGCCGCCGGCGGCGTCTCGCAGGCCTTCCAGGCCGTCCGCGAGGCCTTCCCCGGCCTGGCCATCGAGGTCGAGGTCGACACCCTGCACCAGCTGCGCGAGGTCCTCGACGCGGGCGCCGACCTGATCCTCCTGGACAACTTCACGCCCCTGGAGACCGAGGAGGCCGTCGCGCTCACCGCGGGCCGGGCCCTCCTGGAGTCCTCGGGCCGCCTCACGCTGGAGAACGCGGCGGTGTACGCGAGGACCGGCGTCGACTTCCTGGCCGTCGGCGCCCTCACCCACTCCTCGCCGACCTTCGACATCGGCCTCGACCTGCGCGAAGCGAAGTGATCACGCCCCCATGCTGCTGACCATCGACGTGGGCAACACCCACACCGTCCTCGGCCTGTTCGACGGCGAGGAGATCGTCGAGCACTGGCGCATCTCCACGGACTCCCGCCGCACGGCCGACGAACTCGCCGTCCTGCTGCAGGGCCTGATGGGCATGCACCCGCTGCTCGGCGACGAACTCGGCGACGGCATCGACGGCATCGCCATCTGCTCGACCGTCCCGGCGGTCCTGCACGAACTGCGCGAGGTCACCCGCCGCTACTACGGCGACGTGCCCGCCATCCTGGTCGAGCCCGGCATCAAGACCGGCGTCCCGATCCTGATGGACAACCCGAAGGAGGTCGGCGCCGACCGCATCATCAACGCGGTCGCGGCCGTCGAGCTCTACGGCGGCCCCGCGATCGTCGTCGACTTCGGCACGGCGACGACGTTCGACGCGGTGTCCGCGCGCGGCGAGTACGCGGGCGGCGTGATCGCCCCGGGCATCGAGATCTCCGTCGAGGCCCTCGGGGTGCGCGGCGCCCAGCTCCGCAAGATCGAGCTGGCCCGCCCGCGCAGCGTCATCGGCAAGAACACGGTGGAGGCCATGCAGGCCGGCATCGTCTACGGTTTCGCGGGCCAGGTCGACGGCGTGGTGAACCGGATGGCGCGCGAACTGGCCGACGACCCGGACGACGTCACGGTCATCGCGACGGGCGGCCTCGCGCCCATGGTGCTCGGCGAGGCCTCGGCCATCGACGAGCACGAGCCGTGGCTGACCCTGATCGGCCTGCGCCTCGTCTACGAGCGCAACGTCTCACGCGCCTGAGCCGCGGCACCCCACACCTGGCCGCGGCACTCCACAACTCAACCGGGGGACCCCACGCGTGACCGTCATACGTAGCACCGCCGCCCGGGCGGCGGCCCTCGCCCTGCTGTTCACGGCGACCCTGTTCGGTGCCTCGGCGGCCCCGGCGCGGGCCGACGGGGCGGCCGTCGCACTGCACGTGCCGGAGAACGCGTACCTCACGAAGCGCGGCGTCGGCCCGACCGGAGGCACGCGGATCTGGCTCGACCCGAGCCCCGGCGGCGGCCTCGCCACCCGGGCCGGCGTCGAGCTGAAGGTCGACGCCTCGGACCTCGCGGGCACCGCCCGGCTGCGCACCCGGCGCGACTGCGGCGACCACACCTGGACGACGCAGCCGTTCACCTGCGACCTGGGCACCCTCACGCGCGGGAAGCGCAACTACCCCGACGCCCTCTACATCGAGGCAGCGCCGGGCGCCCGCGCGGGCGCCCACGGCACGATCCGCTACACGTTCAGCGCGCCCGGCAGCGCCGACGCCACCTTCGAGACGGAGGTGTGGGTCGGCGGCGCCGATCTGCGCGAGCGCGTGGAGAAGCCGCGCCGGGGCCTCACGGCCGGCGGCGACTTCGAGTTCACCCCGCGCGTGCGCAACGCGGGCAAGGTCCCGGCGCACGGCTTCGGCGTGGAGTTCAGCAGCCCGCGCCTGAACTTCCGTACGCGGTACAGCAATTGCTGGTACGCGGAGACGCGCTCCGCCTACTGCTGGTTCGACCGGACCCTGGACCCGGGCCGCTCCTACGCGTTCGCGTCGCCGATCACGGTCGGGGTGCCCGACGAGACGGTCAACAGCTCGTTCCAGTACAACGCCTATCTGTCGGGCCTGACCGGCAACGCCGAGGACCCCGCCACCGCGTTCACCACGGACGCCGACCCCGGCCTGAAGCGCGGCAAGGGGCCGGAACTGACGGTCCGTGAGGTCGCCGGTGCCGCGTCCGGCTACAACGACGAGTACAGCCTCGGCGAGACCAAGGTCAGCACGACCCAGACGGCCGACCTGAAGGCCGGCGCGGGCGAGCTCGCGGGCCGCACCGGCACCACCGCCGACGTCACGTTCTCGCTGCGCAACGCGGGCCCCGGCCGCGTCTACGGCGCGTACATGGAGATCACCCCGCCCGAGGGAACCTCGGTCGTGGAGCCGACCCCGCCGCCGGACCCGGACAACGAGCTCGAGTGGCAGTGGGAGTGCGGCAGCCTCGGCGGCGGCAAGTACTCCTGCCGGCCCGACCATCCGCTGGAGCCCGGCGAGAACTGGAAGACCACGCTCAGGTTCAAGCTGGACCAGCGGGTGCGCGACGCCGAGGGACGCCTGGACATCAAGCAGGGCAGCAGCCGTCCTGCGAAGGACCCGCGCCCCGCCGACAACACCGTGCCGGTCGTCACGAAGATCACCGGCGGCCCTCTCGTGGAGCCCAGTAAGAAGCCCGTGGCAGAGACGGCGAAGGCGTCCTCCGACGGGGGTGGCTCCGGCGGCCCCGTCGGTCCGGTGCTCGCGGCGGGCGCGGGCGCGCTGGTGGTCGCGGCCGGACTCGGCGCCCTGTGGGTACGGCGGATCAGGGCGCGGCGCCAGCCGTGAGGGCCGTTCGCCGCGTCCCGTCCGCCGCGCCAGCGAACGGGAATTCATTAAATTTGTCTGATTAGACCGTATTGTCGCGGCATGCCCACGCCCTACGGAAACCGCGGCGGTATGGCGTTCGGTGCTGAAGAGCTGCGTGTGCTCCGACGCGCCCTCGCCCTCGCCCTCCATCCCACCCCCGGCTCGGACGAGGACGTCCGGGACTGCCTCCGGCTCGCCGAGTCCGTCGACGAGGCCGCGCGCGAGAGCGCCCGCCAGCGGGCCTTCCTGCTCGCGGACCTCGACCGCTACCGGGCCGCCCTCCCCGGGACCGTCACGGGCTATCTGAGCCTCCTGACGGACGCCCTGGCGGCCGGCCACAGGCCCGGCGCCGACGACCTCGCCGCCCTGCGCGCCCTGCGCGGCAACCCGAAGGCCGCGGTCCTGCTCGACCGCTGCCGCACCCTCGCCGAACAGGGCGTACGGGACCGGCTCGCGGCTCGCCAGCGCCCGCGCGTCCCCGCCTCCCGCGCCCGCCTGCTCGCCCTGCCCGGCGGCCTCTCGGGCGCGACGCAGGAACCCGCCAAGCCGAAGCCTGCGACCCCGCAGCGCCCCGTGCCGACCCCGGGCGAGGTCTTCCCGCCCAAGCGGCGCCCCGCCCAGCCCCCGGCCCCGTCGCAGCGCCTCGTCGCGGGCTAGCTACCCTGGGGGCATGGACTACGTCTCCGCCCTCGTGCCCCCGGTAGTGATGGCCGCGTTCTTCATCGCCCTCATCACGGTGATCGTGAAGACGCAGGGCGGCGACAAGAAGGCCAAGGAGGATTCCGCGGTCGACGCGATCCTCGGCCGCGTCGAGGTCACCGTCGGCGGCAAGGAGAGCAAGGGGTCGGGCGACTCCGACTGACCGCCGCCCGGCGATCCCGCCGAACGACAGCACGGCCCGACAGGGGCGCCCGGACGGGCGCCCCTTTTCTCGTCGCACCCGTTCCCGCCGCCATGTCTCGGGCGCATTCCGGTCTTCTCCCACTATGGTGCTGTTCGTGCCGCGCCCCCTGGGAGAACTCGAAGACGCAGTGATGACACGGGTGTGGAAGTGGAACCGCCCGGTGACCGTTCGAGAAGTGCTGGAGGATCTCCAGCAGGAACGGTCGATCGCGTACACGACGGTCATGACCGTTCTGGACAATCTCCACCAGAAGGGCTGGGTGCGCCGCGAGGCGGAAGGCCGGGCCTATCGATATGAGGCCGTCTCCACCCGCGCCGCCTACTCCGCCGCCCTCATGAACGAGGCCTGGAGCCAGAGCGACAACCCCGCCGCGGCCCTCGTCGCCTTCTTCGGCATGATGTCGCCCGAGCAACGCGAAGCGCTCAGGGACGCCATGCGCATCGTTCAGCCCGAAGTGCGCCCGGGACCCGGGGAAGCGGACGGCGAGCCCGGGCGATAGCGTCCGCTCATGGCACCAGAGCTCCCCGAAGTCGAGACCGGCGGCGAATCGGCCCCTAAAGCCATCACGGTACGCAGGGCCAGGACCGCCGATGTGCCGGCCGTGCGCCGACTGCTCGACGCCTACAGCCGC
This window harbors:
- the nadC gene encoding carboxylating nicotinate-nucleotide diphosphorylase, producing the protein MTDVSATPDLPLANACGDSCGCAHEGADDAMECGLDPSLAQLLADAGLDPVEVEDIAHMAIAEDLDGGVDVTTVATIPEEAVATADFTAREDGVVAGLRIAEAVISVVATDEFEVERHAEDGDRVTAGQKLLSVTTRTRDLLTAERSALNIACRLSGIATATRAWADALEGTKAKVRDTRKTTPGLRSLEKYAVRMGGGVNHRMSLSDAALVKDNHVVAAGGVSQAFQAVREAFPGLAIEVEVDTLHQLREVLDAGADLILLDNFTPLETEEAVALTAGRALLESSGRLTLENAAVYARTGVDFLAVGALTHSSPTFDIGLDLREAK
- a CDS encoding threonine aldolase family protein; protein product: MSGNHESDETARAARRLAAFRGAEHTLAHRHLQSTMGERMAEIAAAMGDAADAGVDLYGNGIVAELEERVAGLLGKEAAAFFPTGTMAQQVALRCWAGRTGNRTVALHPLAHPEQHERESLTTVAGLRTVQPTTAPRPFTAPEIEAMDEPFGTLMIELPLRDAGYLLPSWEELEEVCEAARARDAVVHFDGARLWECTEHFGRPLDEIAGLADTVYVSLYKTLGGISGAVLAGPETLIEEARAWRHRYGGQVFQQFPQAIAALAGLDRELPRLPEYVRHARVVARAIREGLDAAGMAWSRVNPEVPHTHQFQVWLPYEAEVLTQAAVEQAEETKVSLFGRWFPGAGAPGTAFTEVTVAAAGLDWTAEDVRAAVAEFVRRLP
- a CDS encoding L-aspartate oxidase, which encodes MNAFSGTGIRLHAPAPGWSVDADVVVVGSGVAGLTAALRCEAAGLRTVVVTKARLDDGSTRWAQGGVAAALGDGDTPEQHLDDTLVAGVGLCDERAVRTLVTEGPGAVRRLIETGAHFDETDGELQLTREGGHHRRRIAHAGGDATGAEISRALVEAVRTRGIRTVENALVLDLLTDSEGRTAGVTLHVMGEGQHDGVGAVLAPAVVLATGGMGQVFSATTNPHVSTGDGVALALRAGAEVSDLEFVQFHPTVLFLGKGAEGQQPLVSEAVRGEGAHLVDADGVRFMVGQHELAELAPRDIVAKGITRRMLEQDTDHMYLDARHFGADMWEQRFPTILAACRAHGIDPVTEPIPIAPAAHYASGGVRTDLHGRTTIPGLYACGEVACTGVHGANRLASNSLLEGLVYAERIAADIQERAAAEGLHARVPVPVPQPATPEHPLMPPEARFTIQRVMTQGAGVLRSADSLAEAAAQLGRLHAEAASALAENGKTSEPGVDTWEATNLLCVARVLVAAARRREETRGCHWREDHADRDDLNWRRHIVVRLNPDRTLATHTTQTADFPATANPQEQ
- a CDS encoding DUF5937 family protein; this translates as MSVSIDVTGLPVERIHVVPSPLAELGMALHALSEPAHHPGLQGWTTSVSACLDPCLADRLCEADFLWRSTYSDVFVPYSGAPGRRTLPGATLAEELDLLDKLSDEEFVDAALEFTCQTNYATRGADRLSDRAARERALDLAAARGAHQVRFTQRLLDDPPAIRAWFRELLQDCDEAFFADMWARVRHPLAADARHKTQLLRHKGLREALGSVSGAVAMDEAGGAVVVDKLSEGQTSTGDGGLLLVPTSLGWPHLFVVHRHGWQPTILYPSAAPGPAAPPSVAELTLRMSALAHPVRMRLCRHLARGSYTTGELADAYGMTAPEISRHLSVLKKAGLVTTRRHGRYVQHQLDLGLVSRLGADFIEGVLR
- a CDS encoding type III pantothenate kinase, whose amino-acid sequence is MLLTIDVGNTHTVLGLFDGEEIVEHWRISTDSRRTADELAVLLQGLMGMHPLLGDELGDGIDGIAICSTVPAVLHELREVTRRYYGDVPAILVEPGIKTGVPILMDNPKEVGADRIINAVAAVELYGGPAIVVDFGTATTFDAVSARGEYAGGVIAPGIEISVEALGVRGAQLRKIELARPRSVIGKNTVEAMQAGIVYGFAGQVDGVVNRMARELADDPDDVTVIATGGLAPMVLGEASAIDEHEPWLTLIGLRLVYERNVSRA
- a CDS encoding Rossmann-like and DUF2520 domain-containing protein codes for the protein MTRNRPVPRADWNGRPHPVIPASPEPRSPRPEPTDPKDRPARLTVGVVGAGRVGPALAASLELAGHRPVAASGVSDASVRRAAALLPDVPLVAPAEVLARAELVLLTVPDDALPGLVQGFAETGAVRPGQLIVHTSGRYGAKVLDPLLRAGALPLALHPAMTFTGTAVDVQRLAGCSFGVTAPEELRLAAEALVIEMGGEPEWIAEEMRPLYHAALALGANHLVTLVAESMDLLRDAGVSAPDRMLGPLLGAALDNALRSGDAALTGPVARGDAGTVAAHVTELRKHAPGTVAGYLAMARATADRALAHGLLKPELAEDLLGVLATGAEETR
- a CDS encoding BlaI/MecI/CopY family transcriptional regulator, with translation MPRPLGELEDAVMTRVWKWNRPVTVREVLEDLQQERSIAYTTVMTVLDNLHQKGWVRREAEGRAYRYEAVSTRAAYSAALMNEAWSQSDNPAAALVAFFGMMSPEQREALRDAMRIVQPEVRPGPGEADGEPGR
- the panC gene encoding pantoate--beta-alanine ligase, with product MSTTLVHEGADLRTRTRTGQRVVVMTMGALHEGHATLIRTARERAGEDGEVVVTVFVNPLQFGAGEDLDRYPRTLDADLKIAEQAGADLVFAPSADEVYPGGEPQVRITAGPMGERLEGAARPGHFDGMLTVVAKLLHLTRADVALFGQKDAQQLALIRRMARDLNFDVEIGAVPTVREPDGLALSSRNRYLSPEERRSALALSRALFAGRDRHAAQEALRARAAEIPTTRARARALDRIGESRAAADAHAVASPGGPAAILAAARHVLDEAARARPPVKLDYIALVDPSDFTDVADGFEGEAVLALAARVGTTRLIDNLPLTFGARP